One bacterium DNA window includes the following coding sequences:
- a CDS encoding UpxY family transcription antiterminator, whose amino-acid sequence MSKVNESEPHWYAFVTKPRHEKKARLSLEGAGIENFLPMKKSLKQWKDRRRWVEEPLFSCYIFVRIPYNRRWEVQTSPSVVRIVNFLNVPAPVRDEEIAAIRRILTTGVEVEVQPGLLPGTAVRIASGPLAGLEGVLTGQRGQKWFVVQVPAIGKSVLVSMEDNLVDVVK is encoded by the coding sequence GTGAGCAAGGTAAACGAATCGGAGCCGCACTGGTATGCTTTTGTGACCAAGCCGCGGCACGAAAAGAAGGCCAGGCTCAGCCTCGAGGGCGCCGGCATCGAGAATTTTCTGCCGATGAAAAAGTCGCTCAAACAATGGAAGGACCGCCGCCGCTGGGTGGAGGAACCGCTCTTCTCGTGCTATATTTTCGTCCGGATTCCATACAACCGCCGCTGGGAGGTGCAGACCTCGCCGAGCGTAGTGCGGATTGTCAATTTCCTCAATGTACCGGCGCCGGTCCGCGATGAAGAGATCGCGGCGATCCGGCGCATCCTCACGACCGGAGTCGAGGTGGAGGTGCAGCCCGGACTGCTGCCGGGGACAGCGGTGCGCATCGCCTCGGGTCCGCTGGCGGGGTTGGAAGGGGTGCTGACTGGTCAAAGAGGGCAGAAGTGGTTTGTGGTGCAGGTGCCGGCCATCGGCAAGTCGGTGCTGGTGAGCATGGAGGATAACCTGGTTGATGTGGTAAAGTAG